The following are from one region of the Mycolicibacterium helvum genome:
- a CDS encoding heavy metal translocating P-type ATPase, whose amino-acid sequence MTTTDLQLSGMSCASCAARIERGLNDLEGVHATVNFAVERAHVEHGPQVSERDLIQAVESTGYQASVVDHSGHGHDHMNHDVPTEQLRPRLIGSAVLAVPVVALSMVMPWQFPGWLWLVLVLTTPIVFWGGLPFHKAALNSARHGASTMDTLVSIGTLAAYLWSLYAVVTGVAEHGHGHVYFEVAAAVTVFLLAGRYAEAKAKRSAGAALRALLSLGAKDATVVRDGTKVRIPVGELRVGDVIVVRPGERVATDGVVVDGASALDTSAMTGESVPVDVGAGAEVLGGAVNTYGRILVRASRVGADTQLSRMARMVADAQGGKASIQRLADRVSGIFVPVVLVIAVITLVAWLLAGGPVTAAFTAAVAVLIIACPCALGLATPTAILVGTGRGAQLGVLIKDPQVLETVTGIDAVVLDKTGTVTTGTMAVAAVETESPAGADTVLAAAAAVESASEHPVATAIVAAAGERGLRVPAVTDFVNDPGTGVSGVVDGVTVRVARASDDDGRTSVAVIIDGAQRGVIRLVDAVKPTSAEAIAELKRMGITPMLLTGDNPAVAARVAAEVGIAAENVIAGVLPSEKADAIKRLQAQGRRVAMVGDGVNDSVALATADVGMAMGTGTDAAIEAGDITLVRGDLRTVPTALRLSSRTLRIIKQNLFWAFGYNVAAIPLAALGLLNPMIAGAAMAFSSVLVVTNSLRLKRFS is encoded by the coding sequence ATGACGACGACCGACCTTCAGCTGAGCGGCATGAGCTGCGCGTCCTGCGCTGCGCGGATCGAACGCGGACTCAACGACTTGGAGGGTGTGCACGCCACGGTGAACTTCGCCGTCGAGCGCGCGCACGTCGAACACGGGCCGCAGGTCTCTGAGCGCGATCTGATCCAGGCTGTGGAATCCACCGGCTATCAGGCTTCGGTGGTCGACCATTCGGGCCACGGTCACGACCACATGAACCACGACGTCCCGACCGAGCAGCTTCGCCCCCGGCTTATCGGCTCGGCGGTGCTGGCGGTGCCGGTGGTGGCCCTGTCGATGGTGATGCCGTGGCAATTCCCCGGTTGGCTGTGGCTGGTGTTGGTGCTGACGACGCCGATCGTGTTCTGGGGCGGCCTCCCGTTCCACAAGGCCGCGCTCAACAGTGCCCGGCATGGGGCCTCGACGATGGACACCCTGGTGTCCATCGGCACGCTGGCCGCCTACCTGTGGTCGCTGTACGCGGTGGTGACCGGTGTCGCGGAGCACGGTCACGGCCACGTCTACTTCGAGGTTGCCGCGGCGGTGACGGTGTTCCTGCTGGCCGGCCGGTACGCCGAGGCCAAAGCCAAGCGGTCGGCGGGGGCCGCGCTGCGCGCGCTGCTCTCCCTTGGCGCCAAGGATGCCACAGTGGTGCGCGATGGCACCAAGGTGCGAATCCCGGTGGGCGAGTTAAGAGTTGGCGACGTGATCGTGGTTCGTCCCGGTGAGCGGGTGGCCACCGACGGTGTCGTGGTGGACGGTGCCTCGGCGCTGGACACCTCGGCGATGACGGGTGAGTCGGTGCCCGTCGACGTCGGAGCCGGCGCCGAGGTGCTTGGTGGTGCGGTGAACACCTACGGCCGAATCCTGGTGCGCGCCAGCCGTGTTGGTGCCGACACTCAGCTATCCCGGATGGCCAGGATGGTTGCCGACGCCCAGGGCGGGAAGGCCTCGATCCAGCGGCTGGCCGATCGGGTGTCGGGGATCTTCGTCCCCGTGGTGCTGGTTATCGCGGTGATCACCCTGGTCGCCTGGCTATTGGCCGGTGGACCGGTCACAGCGGCGTTTACCGCCGCGGTCGCCGTGCTGATCATCGCCTGCCCGTGTGCGCTGGGCCTGGCAACGCCGACCGCGATCCTCGTCGGCACCGGTCGCGGCGCTCAGCTCGGGGTGCTGATCAAGGACCCGCAGGTGCTCGAGACCGTCACCGGTATCGATGCGGTCGTCCTGGACAAGACAGGCACTGTCACCACCGGCACGATGGCCGTCGCGGCCGTCGAGACTGAGTCCCCTGCAGGGGCGGACACCGTGCTGGCGGCCGCTGCCGCTGTCGAGTCCGCCTCCGAGCATCCGGTGGCCACCGCGATCGTGGCCGCCGCCGGCGAGCGGGGTCTGCGGGTGCCCGCGGTGACCGACTTCGTCAACGATCCGGGGACCGGGGTCAGTGGCGTCGTCGATGGGGTGACCGTGCGGGTGGCCCGCGCCTCGGACGATGACGGCCGCACCAGTGTGGCCGTCATCATCGACGGCGCCCAGCGCGGGGTGATCCGGCTGGTCGACGCGGTCAAACCGACCAGCGCCGAGGCCATCGCCGAACTGAAGCGGATGGGCATCACCCCCATGCTGCTCACCGGGGACAACCCGGCAGTCGCCGCGCGGGTGGCCGCCGAGGTCGGTATCGCCGCCGAGAACGTGATCGCGGGTGTGCTGCCGTCGGAGAAGGCCGACGCGATCAAGAGGCTGCAGGCGCAGGGTCGAAGGGTCGCCATGGTGGGTGACGGGGTCAACGATTCGGTGGCGCTGGCCACCGCTGACGTCGGCATGGCGATGGGCACCGGCACCGACGCCGCGATCGAGGCGGGCGATATCACGTTGGTTCGCGGCGATCTGCGGACGGTCCCGACCGCGCTGCGATTGTCGTCGCGCACGCTGCGGATCATCAAGCAGAACCTGTTCTGGGCGTTCGGCTACAACGTGGCGGCGATCCCGCTGGCCGCACTGGGCCTGCTGAACCCGATGATCGCCGGCGCTGCGATGGCGTTCTCCTCGGTGTTGGTGGTCACCAACAGCCTGCGCCTCAAGCGCTTTTCCTAA
- a CDS encoding GOLPH3/VPS74 family protein, with the protein MERIGGLLSDVSHVPATLHGQLFLLAFDPKRGRFASHDSTLFGLALGAAMLTELYLTGFLVERDGHPVPGKAASPDDQVLGSAFAQVGVHNRATWAQLIAGQHGSAVSLVRDQLITEGWLRTGRLAVLEVPAAALEPYDACRVGALAGGVVGALRNAIAGKSAEPWLLACGLLAVHAELPGLADFAATADRRRLQQLERHAIAPVCGLAEAIQSRSL; encoded by the coding sequence ATGGAGCGCATTGGCGGTCTTCTATCCGACGTCTCGCATGTTCCGGCGACGCTTCACGGCCAGCTGTTTTTGCTCGCTTTCGACCCCAAGCGGGGTCGATTCGCTAGCCACGATTCCACGCTGTTCGGGTTGGCCTTGGGTGCGGCAATGTTGACCGAGCTCTACCTGACGGGTTTTTTGGTGGAGCGCGACGGTCACCCCGTTCCGGGCAAAGCGGCCAGCCCTGACGATCAGGTCTTAGGTTCCGCGTTCGCCCAGGTCGGTGTCCACAATCGGGCGACTTGGGCACAACTGATCGCCGGACAGCACGGTAGCGCCGTTTCCTTGGTGCGTGACCAGCTGATCACCGAGGGCTGGCTACGCACTGGCCGGCTTGCGGTTCTAGAGGTCCCCGCCGCGGCCCTGGAACCCTATGACGCATGTCGGGTCGGCGCTCTGGCCGGTGGTGTCGTTGGGGCTCTTCGGAACGCGATCGCGGGAAAGTCGGCCGAGCCGTGGTTGCTGGCCTGTGGATTGCTGGCAGTCCACGCTGAGCTGCCTGGACTGGCCGACTTTGCGGCTACTGCCGATCGGCGTCGGCTGCAACAACTGGAGCGGCATGCCATCGCGCCGGTGTGTGGGCTGGCCGAAGCGATACAGAGTCGGTCGCTGTGA